From the genome of Setaria viridis chromosome 1, Setaria_viridis_v4.0, whole genome shotgun sequence:
tgtcagccggcttccaagcgaagatatcatggttagcccgaaggaaactgacgagcgcgaattcctatttaggatctagccctgttccgatcagggctgtcttggaaggatcaccggtctggaggtcgactgacTTGAAGTCTTACTCACTGGCAGGTTTTACTTTCGTGGATCCCGACTTGGTTTCCGGGATCTCAAGTTCAATTGGATGAAGCTTTTTTGAGGCTGTGAAgatttgctgcatgggactaggagattgagtagtcgcagcaatttccacggcttcggtgtcgcatttgtaggatctccggagatctcctcgtagcatgagctctcctttgggacctggcattttgagtaccaggtagacataatgtggtatggccataaacttggctagtgctggccgtccgagtatggtgtgataagatgtctcgaagtcagcaacctcgaatctgatgtacttggtgcggtaatgttccttagttccgaaggtgactagaaggacaacttgtcccagtggtatggCCGCATTTTCGGGCACAATGCCGTaaaaaggtgaatccgttggggtaagcatttcagtgacatCGAGGcatattttccttaatgttttggcgaaaataatgttgaggccgctcccaccgtcgatgagtactttggttaactttgaacctgccacgactggGTCCACGACCAGTggaaaacggcctggttctgaaaattttgtccattgatcttttctgctaaaagaaattggaacttccaaccactttagcggtgtggggtctgtcggctcgatggccatgatctccctgagtacgagtttgttagctcgcttggatgcagtgccagggatgccaccaaaaatgacgttgacggtttttgaagctggttggaaatcgccgccctcatcttcgtcgttgcgggctttgtttttacccttatctctttttttggcgtactcttcaggtgTTGGTGGTActggtaagtcttgcatgactcggcgcatgctgtaacagtctattgcggagtgcttgctagtcgggtgccatgggcactgctttttgagtagctccgtgaaggttggtccttttttctgcgatgtcccttttttccggagctggtcatggcagcaacagtgttgtcgggtttccttttgcgattgtggttacctggataggagttccgagcatcgttatgccgagttatATCTGCTTCGTTGTTGTGGATGTTGTcacgtccgcggttacggtgggaaccaaaccgttctcgttctttgtcctcttcatcggcccactgttgcaccatgagtttgagttctttgacatcggctggtcgtcggcgaccgaagtcttggtatgttcatcgatcatagagtctgttttggaagcacccaatgacgtctgcttcgaagatgtccactatagtagccttcttttcgaagaactgTCGCAGATAAtcgcgcagggtctcgccctctttctgcttaatttgtcttaagtcgattttgttgtctggtctagccatggagccggcgaagttgttggtaaaagcctttgtcaagtctgcccaagagtcaatggacttgggtttgagtgactcgagccaagtcagtggtgcgggttccatgcatatggggaaatgaatgactttagTGTCGTTGTTACCctcggctgcttggacggctagcgagtaacagcgtagccattgaactgggtcttgcttgctgtcgtacttggtaatgccggttggtttgaatttttcgggtaattttgttttcattacccggtttgtgaaagcaggaaagtggttgtagctgtcgacttctcgttcgcgccgactgttgaggatttctcgtagatcactgaagttggacatctcgcggaccttccgagtagggcgaatacttttaaccgagttggtgcagctgacttcacccacatccttctgtcgagtaggagctttatgcttgcttagaccttggctgtgttgccggggttggttgactgcatcatcgtttcgtggggtgGCATTTTTATCTtcagcccccctgcttccgtcttgatgcgatgtaatgcgaggaacggacgggattggtgattccttgtcgagtagcttgtaagcttgctccgcaagttgtgcgattagtccgttgccacgctacacgagttgagctgcggctgcgttatccttatcttgaggcatcaatgtcgttaaaaggttgattgaagcgatagccgcgagtggagtattgtgctcctgagcctggactgcgttgaaagcccgttcaagatttgtaataggaatatttgtagccatcgactgtcgtcgctcagctcgagtggcattgcgcgcccttcgttggttgcgttgttcggaagtttcattgtgaggggcgTCAACTGTAGACTCGTCTTCAGAGATGTAGTCGActtgtgctaatcgcctaggggttctgttctggctagtacccgggatGTTATTCTAAGTAATAACAAGTacctccctgtccgggtagtagcttccggagctttatgttgcaatttctgtgtagCTTTCTttgcggttggaagtgagtggaacaccttcttgaaatggtaggttgtctatatgggtgaCAAGACATGAATcatagtcacggtcgagaagagatggtcgcactcctggccagtggacgaatctgccttgagatgttgaagttattaccaacccttgggctggaccagataatgatatctctggtgagtaggatgagtcggagtcaacatctTCATGCTCGAGGTTGACTTGGGTTTGAGCAAGAAAActttggtggactttggttgcgttgcgaagtccatgcgggaaccgctttgaagttgaaattgatttggatgctgactggggctgccgaatccgaagcgagtctgaccctgagtccaggggtcggcggagcccaaCCCTtgggaagggtagctccgcctcgcccgaccccgagtcctggggtcaggagagcctgacccctgagcgagactccgcctcgtccgaccccgagtcctggggtcggcgaagcccgaccctttggaagagtagctccacctcgcccgaccccgagtgaggctccgcttcgcccgaccctgagtcctggggtcggcggagcccgaccctttggaagggtagctccgcctcgcccgaccccgagtgaggctccgcttcgcccgaccctgagtcctggggtcggcggagcccgaccctttggaagggtagctccgcctcgcccgaccccgagtgaggttCTGCTTCACCtaaccctgagtcctggggtcgggagagcccgACCCCCGAGCgaaacgttggagtagtccgaggcgaagtcaaatccgacgcgtagttgaactcgaacttgttgactttgaaatcttgattttttctggttaggttttctggtttcttctcctgagtgtcaacgatctggcgccggaatgaCCCcaagccttcggcgacgcagaactaggatccaaaaacgaaggtggcgccggcttcaatgaagaagacgggcctatgactttcgccattgagttcgcgctgagaaactcgacgagtccccctacctggtgcgccagctgttggtgttttagaccggcaacccgcctagggggtaccctagttGGTCTTTTATGCaataagggtcgtcgagaatcaaggaatcaatggtgacgcaaggaacacgatttagacaggttcgggccgctagatcgcgtaataccctacgtcctgtgtgttggtttgtattgatgtatgttctggtcttgagGGATGTgtctgaggggggtccctgccctgccttatatacccgggagggcagggttacaagtctgagtcctagtcaggtactattacagagttctactcggtattggcccgagtagttttccataacatacaagactaatccgagaaggatacgcccatccttgttctgatcttgtccgagtacgtcccttggtgggccgtccaaggcctactcatggACCTAGGGCGTATGCCCGACACAAGCATCCAAAACAATCCACCACACATCTTTTTACCTACACCCAAGCTTTTACCCCAACCAACCCAGCTTCGCCAATTTCCAGCAACCAATGACCTGGCCTCTTCCACCACACATACAATCGTACCACCAAACAATCCCACAGCATGCCAACCCAAACCCGCCTTAGAAGCCTCAAGAAACACTACCTCCTCCCCCAAGCATGCCAGCCATAATGCTCAAACAAGAGCCCAGCACgcaaaacaacaaccaaaacTCCTTACCTACCttcggcatgataatgccaatcaccCGAGGCTCCTCCTTGGAGTTCGAGAACAAGAGGCAGAGGTGAAACTATTTCAGAGAAGTCAACATGATCATACCTAACGGACCCCCAACAAAGCCAGAAAgggcacacatgcccataaGCTTCACGGGGGAAGACTTCAATCTCAAGACAACCTTGCACAACGATGCGATGGTCATCAAAGCGCTGATagcaggctggacagtcgaAAAAGTCCTAGTTGACACGGGCAGCTCCGCGGACATCCTTTTCGCAAACGCATTTAGAGAAATgaacattgacatgaacacgCTCAACCCAGCCGACATCCCGCTCCTCGGCTTCGGTGGAAAGCCAGTGAAGGCCTTGGGAAAAATTGCTCTCCCAGTCTCGTTTGGGGACCACGATAATGCGAGGACAGAGCACATCACCTTCgatgtggtggagatgcacTATCCCTACAATGCAATACTTGGCCGTGGCTTCATCACCAAAATGGATGCAACAATTAGGCAACTAtacctatgcatgaaaatacccgcGCTCAAGGGAGTCATAATAGTGTACGGTGATCAGCAAATGGCAAGAAATATAGAAAGAGGGGTAGCTCCGCgccaaaagaatgtccaccaccTAGCCTCATCAAACGAAGCCGAAAGCTCAGCAAAACAAAAGGCCCACGATGAGCCCAAGAgagataaataaaaaataaagatcAGTGCTGACGGCGAAACAAAGCGGGTACTCCTAGACGGGTACATCGCACATAGGTTCGTAACAATTGGAGCCAACCTCGACCCCGAAGAAGAATGCAACCTCATCGAGTgcctcaacaagaacaaagacatcTTCGCTTGGTCCGCAGGTGATCTCAAAGGGGTGGACAGGGAAATCATCGAGCACAGCCTCGACATCAGGCAAGGAGCTAGGCCAAAGAAGCaaaagctaagaaaaatgtCTGACAAAAAGGTCCAAGCCGTAAAGGCCGAAGTTGACAGGCTCCTCAAAGCTAACGTGATCAGGCCAATCCAATACCCTGACTGGTTAGCTAACTCAGTgccagtaaaaaagaaaaatggcaaatagagaatgtgcatagacttcacagacctcaacaaggccTACCCAAAAGATGATTACCCTCTCGAAAGGATTGACAAGGTAGTGGATGACGCTGCAAATAGTGAAATGCTCTCGCTACTTGACCTTTTCTCGGGGTACCACCAGATCAGAATCAAGAAGGAGGACGAAGGAAAAACAAGCTTCGTGACACCCTTTGGAACATTCTGCTTCGTACGTATGCCAGAggggctaaaaaatgcaggCCAAACATTCTCAAGGATGACGGCAACAGTCCTGGACAACCAGCTTCGGCGCAATATCCTGGCCTACGTGGACAATATCATCGTCAAAAGCGCCAAACGATGCGACCACATTCTGGACCTCACAAAAACATTCGCTAACCTGAGGTCAGCCAACCTAAAGCTAAACCCATAAAAGTGTGTATTCGGGGTCCAAAGAGGAAAGGTCCTAGGCTGCCTCGTAACAACAAAAGGCATTGAGGACAACCCAGATAAAATCAAGGCGTTAGCCAACATGTCAGAGCCAACCTCGCTCAAACAAGTCCAGCAACTCACGGGTAGGGTCGCTGCGCTAAACCGTTTCATTCCAAGAACGGCAGAGCGAAGCCTCCCTTTCTTCAAAGCACTTCGAAGCTCCAAAACACTTGAATGGGGACatgagcaaagcaaagcattcCAAG
Proteins encoded in this window:
- the LOC140221620 gene encoding uncharacterized protein; translation: MPISFTGEDFNLKTTLHNDAMVIKALIAGWTVEKVLVDTGSSADILFANAFREMNIDMNTLNPADIPLLGFGGKPVKALGKIALPVSFGDHDNARTEHITFDVVEMHYPYNAILGRGFITKMDATIRQLYLCMKIPALKGVIIVFVTIGANLDPEEECNLIECLNKNKDIFAWSAGDLKGVDREIIEHSLDIRQGARPKKQKLRKMSDKKVQAVKAEVDRLLKANVIRPIQYPDWEASSHIAKWASELSEFIVDFERRTAIKSQVLADFVVDWTSPK